A window of Nitrospiria bacterium contains these coding sequences:
- a CDS encoding AAA family ATPase, whose translation MSYLEYYGLKEQPFSISVDNRFYYNSAQHGEAIIRLKYAVESRKGLVVLVGDIGTGKTTLATRMLDEMDEKEYECALLIVIHGSITSEWLLRKIAVQLGVEEPNDDKTELLSQLFSRLIQIYESGKRAVVLIDEAQMLNKKEVMEEFRGILNIEMDGNKLITFVFFGLPDLDKNLNLDEPLKQRVGVRFQLRSFTEEITNDYVKYRLQIAGSNKELFTKDALSSIHKFSGGIPRLINAICDNALLEGFLRKKETVSGEMIEEVASDLKVAL comes from the coding sequence ATGAGTTATTTAGAATATTATGGTTTAAAAGAGCAACCCTTCTCCATTTCGGTGGATAACCGATTTTACTATAACAGTGCCCAACACGGGGAGGCGATCATAAGATTAAAGTATGCGGTTGAATCCCGAAAAGGGTTGGTGGTTTTGGTTGGAGATATTGGGACCGGAAAAACGACACTGGCCACAAGAATGTTGGATGAAATGGATGAAAAAGAATATGAATGTGCTTTGTTAATTGTCATTCATGGCTCCATTACCTCTGAATGGCTTCTTCGAAAAATTGCTGTTCAGTTAGGTGTGGAGGAGCCCAATGATGACAAAACGGAGCTGTTATCCCAACTTTTCAGCCGTTTGATTCAGATTTATGAATCAGGTAAAAGGGCAGTGGTATTAATTGATGAAGCCCAGATGCTTAACAAAAAAGAGGTGATGGAAGAATTTAGAGGAATTCTCAATATTGAAATGGATGGAAATAAATTGATTACGTTTGTTTTCTTTGGTTTACCGGATTTAGATAAAAATCTAAATTTAGATGAACCCCTAAAACAACGTGTGGGGGTCCGGTTTCAACTCCGGTCTTTTACTGAAGAGATAACCAATGATTATGTGAAATACCGTTTACAAATTGCCGGTTCTAATAAAGAGCTTTTTACAAAGGATGCCCTCAGTTCAATTCATAAATTTTCTGGGGGAATTCCTCGTTTGATTAACGCCATTTGTGATAATGCGCTGTTGGAAGGGTTTCTTCGGAAGAAAGAAACGGTCTCAGGAGAAATGATAGAAGAAGTGGCTTCAGATTTAAAGGTGGCTCTTTAA